ACATCGCATTGGGCAGGGGTTCGATCACTCGACCCTCGACCTCGATGGCCCCGTCTTTCTTCGCCATGTCCTCCGCGATCCTGGCCGTGACCACGACATCTGGGCGACGTCGCGGCCCATTGGCCGGGTTGAATCAGTGTTTGTCCGTTAGGGTGTGGGCACCGGTCCGCGAGGACCTGCACCCGGTGTGCGCCGACCGGACCCACGTGCTGACACGCCGAGGCCCGGCGCGCGATGCGCACCGACGGTCCATGCTACGCGAACAGGCAGGCCAGGCCAAATGCGTGCGCGGCGTCGCAAGGAGGTCCGAAGCGGATGGGGACGGTCGACGACTATCTCGACGGGCTCGACCCGGACGACCGCGCGGTCATCTCCCGGACTTATGACGTCTCCCGCCACACGGTCCCCGGCACCACGCAGGGCAAGGGCTACGGGATGGGAGGCCCTGACGTATCGCGGTAGCCCGCTCCTGTCGGTGATGCGCACGAAGAATCACATCGGGCTGTACCCGTTCAGCCCCGAGGCGGTCGACGCCGGGCGGCCCTTTCTCGCGGGTTTCGACGTCCAGAAGGGCACCGTACGTTTCCAGCCCGAAGCCCCTCCGTCAGACGACGCGATCCGCGCCATGATGACGTTCCGTCGCGATCAGATCGATGGTTGAGGCGAGGGTGCTGGCACACTGTCGCGCATGCTTGCCTTCCTCGTCCGCACCGTGCTGACCGCGGTGGCCCTGTGGGTCGCGACGCTGATCGTGCCGGGCATCGACTTCGTGGGCGGTTCGACGACCGCCGAGAAGGTCGGTATCGCCCTGGTGGTCGCCGTGATCTTCGGCGTCCTGAACGCGATCATCAAACCGATCGTGCAGATCATCGCGATCCCCTTCTACATCCTCACGCTCGGTCTGATCCACATCGTCATCAACGCATTGATGCTGGAGCTCACCGCGTGGATCACCCGCAACACCACGCACTGGGGGCTCGAGGTCGACGACTTCTTCTGGTCGGCGATCTTCGGCGCCATCGTCGTGTCGGTGGTCGGGTGGCTCCTGGCCCTGCTGATGCGCGACCCGGTCGACCGATGACGAGAACACGCGGCGCCGACACACTGCGCCCCGCACTCCGGACGACATCGGTCCTCGCGGCGCTCGCCGCCGTGGTCCTGGTGGTGGCCGGGTGCGGCAGCGACACCGGCGGGCAGCCACGGTCGGTGACCGTCGTCGGGTCGGGCCAGGTCAGCGGCACCCCGGACACCCTGCGCGCCGACATCGGCGTGGAGGCGACCGCGTCCGATGTGACGACCGCGCTGAACGAGACGAGCGCCAAGGTCACCGCGGTCACCGACGCGGTCGTCGCGGCCGGAGTGGAGCGCAAGGACGTCGCCACGCAGCAGGTGTCGGTGAACCCGCAGTATTCGAGTCCCGCACCCGGCGGTTCGAGCCAGATCAGTGGATACACCGCGACCAACACCATCCGCGTGACCATCCGCGACATCTCGACGGCGTCGACCGTGCTGAGCGCCGCCGCGACCGCCGGTGGGGACAACACGCGCATCAACAACGTCGCCTTCGCCATCGACGACGACTCGGAACTCCTCGAGAAGGCGCGCGAAGCCGCGTTCACCGACGCCCGGGGCCGCGCGCAGCAGTACGCCGGTCTCGCCGGCGACTCGCTCGGCGACGTGCTGACCATCAAGGAGAGCACCAGCGGCCAGGAACAGCCGGTCTCGCCCGGTACCTTCGAACGCGACGTGGCGGCCGCGCCCGTACCGGTCGAGCCCGGCCAGCAGGAACTCACCTTCACCGTCACGGTCACGTTCGCGCTGGACTGAACACCCCGTCCGTGCACCGCACCCGGACCTCCACACCCTGACGATGACCTCCACACCTGATCCGAAAGAACGCCCTGCCCCCTGCTCCCTGAGGAGCGCCCGGAGCTTGCGGAGGGCGCGTCACGAAGGGTCTCCGCAACCGACTCACCAGGACCCTTCGTGACGGCCTCCGCAAGCTCCGGCCTCCTCAGGGAGCAGTGATTGGGCTCGCGCCGAGCACAACGGGTTCTTTCGTAGTCCACGACGGCCGTCAGGCCGCAGATACCGAGAAGGAGGATCGATGCGCGCCGTTCTCCAGCGCGTCAGCCGAGCGAGTGTGAGCGTCGACGGCGAGGTCGTCGGCGAGCTCGACATCCCGCCCGGCGCCGCGGGCCTCGTCGCCCTGGTGGGGGTCACGCACGACGACACCGTCGACCACGCGAGCAAGCTGGCCGACAAGATCTGGCGCCTGCGGATCTTCGACGGCGGGGACGGCCCCGAACGGGCCGCCGCCGACCTCGGCGCCCCGATTCTGGTGATCAGCCAGTTCACGCTCTATGCCAACACCGCAAAGGGCCGGCGCCCCTCGTGGAATGCCGCCGCGCCTGGGCCCGTCGCCGAACCGCTGGTCGACGCGGTGGTCGACGCGCTCCGGGCCGCCGGCGCGACGGTGGCCACCGGCCGTTTCGGCGCGCACATGGAAGTCGGTCTCGTCAACGACGGCCCGGTCACCCTGGTGCTCGACGTCTGAGACCGCAGACACAAACAGTCGCAGGACTACCGTGGTGCCGGTGGGACGAATCACCGCACGCCGCCGCGTCACCCGCGTCCGACGCGACGCTGAGCCGACGCAGCGCGCGGACACCTTGGCCGTCGAGGAACCGCTCGAGATCCGGGTCGGCGGGCACACACTGGCGGTCACCATGCGCACTCCCGGCCACGACTTCGAACTGGTCGCCGGCTACCTGGTCTCCGAAGGTGTGCTGACCACCGGCGCGGATTACTCGACGGCCCGTTACTGCGCAGGCACCGACGGCCAGGGCGCCAACACCTACAACGTCATCGACGCGACGCTCGCCCCGCATGTGCCGCCACCCGGTTCCGAGATGGTCCGCGCCAACCCCGTCACGAGTGCATGCGGCATCTGCGGCAAGGACAGCATCGCCGCGGTCCACACCGCGTCGGTCCATGATCCCGCCGCCGACACCATGAGCGTGGCCGCCGGGACGGTCCTGGACCTCCCCGACCGGTTGCGCGCCGAACAGAGCGTCTTCGACAAGACCGGTGGCCTGCACGCCGCCGCGCTGTTCGACGCGGATGGTCGCATGCTCGCCGTCCGGGAGGACGTCGGTCGGCACAACGCCGTGGACAAGGTGATCGGGTGGGCGGTTCTCGCCGACCGACTACCCCTGTCGGGCACCGTCCTCCAGGTCTCCGGCCGCGCGAGCTTCGAACTCGTCCAGAAAGCCGCGATGGCGGGAATCCCGATGCTGTGCGCGGTCTCCGCGCCGTCGTCACTGGCGGCCGACGCCGCCGACGATCTCGGCATCACGCTCGTCGGCTTCTCTCGCGGCGAGTCGATGGTGATCTACAGCCGTCCCGATCGGATCTCCCTGCCCGAAGCCGCGATCACCGAAGAGGTTTCGGTCCCGCGCTGAGGTCGTGACGACGCGGGTCGTCGAGGGCGACCCCGCTGATCGGATCGAACCAGTACGTCTCGTCGACCTCCGGGGTCAGCCCGATCACGTCACCGACCTCGATCGTCCGGCGATGATCGACACGGATGACGATGCGACTCCCGCGCAACCGGACGTCCGCGCTGCAGTAGACGAACTGTTCGGCCCCCAGCTCCTCGACGAGATCGACCGTTGCGGTGAGGTTCCCGGCCTGCGGTGCAGCCGACACCTGCCATGACTCGGCACGCAGACCGACGACGACGTCGCCCGCGGACGCCGACGACAGCACCGACGGCGGAACCCGGACCTCGGCGCCACCGAGGCGTACGATGCCCGCGTCCACCCGGGCGTCGATCAGACACATCTGCGGTGAGCCCATGAACGACGCCACGAACAGGTTCGCGGGCCGCGAGTAGATCTCGCGCGGACTCCCGACCTGTTGCAGCACACCGTGATCGAGCACGGCGACCCGGTGCCCCATGGTCATCGCCTCGACCTGGTCGTGGGTCACGTAGAGCGTCGTGATGCCGAGTTCCCGCTGCATGGCCGCGATCTGGGCACGCGTGCTCACCCGCAACTTGGCGTCGAGATTCGACAACGGCTCGTCCATGCAGAACACCTTGGGACGTCGCACGATGGCACGACCCATCGCGACCCGCTGTCGCTGCCCACCGGACAGCTTCGCCGGTTTGCGGTCGAGAAGCGGTGTGAGTTCCAGCATCTCGGCGACCTCACCGACCCGGGACGCGGTGTCCGCCTTGCTCATCCCGGCGTTGCGCAGCGCGAATCCCATGTTGTCGGCGACCGTCATGTTCGGGTAGAGCGCGTAGTTCTGGAAGACCATCGCCACGTCCCTGGCCTTCGGCGCCCTTCCGACGACGTCGACGTCGTCGATCAGGATCGCCCCCGACTCGACGGACTCCAGACCCGCGACCATCCGCAGACTCGTCGACTTCCCGCATCCCGACGGTCCGACGAGGACCATGAACTCGCCGTCGTCGACGGCCAGGTCGAGCGAGTCGACGGCGGGTTTCTGGCCGTCGGCGAAGCGCCGGGTCGCGCCGTCGAAGGTCACCGATGCCACGACCGGCCCCCTCGTCGCCGGCCCACGACCGGCCCCGCCACGTCGCCCGTCATGACGGGAGCTTCGGCGCGATCTGCGCCTCGTAGATCTGCGCGATCTGGCGCTGGGTGTCGGCGAGGGTCGCGGCGACATCGGCGTTCTGCAGGCCGATGCGCTCGTAACCGGTGCCGATGATCTTGTCGCCGCCGGGGACGAAGACCCGCGCGTTGTTCTGCGGTTGTGTCCGCGGAAGCTGCTCGATGGCGGTGGCGAAGTTCGGGTTCTTCTCCAAGAACGCGACCATCGACGGGTCGTCCTGCGCGGATTTGCGCACCGGCATGTAGCCGACATTCTGCGAGAAGTAGGCGGTGTTCTCGGTGTTGGTGATGAACTCGATGAACTTCAGCGCGTTGACCTTGCGCTCGTCGGACAGTTTGGCCGGGACCGCGAGACCGGCACCGCCCGTCGGGCAACCCGAGACCCCCTGCGGCGCGGGCAGGAAAGCAGTACCGAAGTCGAAGGCGGCGTTCTCCGTGATGCCCGACAGATCGCCGGTCGAGGCGATGGTCGAGGCGATGATGCCGGCGCTGAAGTCGCCGGCGATGTCGTTGGAGATCTTCGCGTACCGTTTCGTGTTGATCGAGTCGCTCAGATATTGCGCGGCCGCAACGGTCTTCGGATCGGTGAACTTCAGCTCCCAGTCGTTCGAGTAGGCGCCGCCGAATGTCCAGGTCGGCCCCTGGAAGGTCCATCCGAGGTAGTCGGTCGCGTTGCCCCAGCCGTGCGCGCGCTTGTCGCCGCCGACCACGGTCTGGATCCGCGGGCCCCAGTCGTCGAACTCGTCCCAGGTCTGCGGGCCGCGGTCGGGCAGGCCGGCCCGGCGCCACACGTCTTTGTTGTAGTAGAACAGCGGAGTCGACCGCGCGTACGGCAACGCCCACGTCTGGTTGTTCCACTTGTAGTCGCCGACAAGCGAATCGACGTAGTCGGCGGTGTTCACGTTCGCACGGCCGAAGAAATCGTCGAGGGGGCTGATCGCGCCGATGAGCGCGAAGTTGAACCACCAGACGTCGGACAGGATCATGATGTCGGGCACGGCGCCGCCGGACAGCGCGGCGTTGAACTTCTGCGCCGCCTCCTCGTAGTTCTTGCCGGCGTCGACGAGCTGCACGGTGATGCCCGGGTTGGCCGCCTCGAATCGAGAGATGAGTTCTCGTTCGACCTCGATGGATTTGCCGGGGTGATTCGACCAGAAGCTCAGCTTCGAGGCGTCGCCCGACGACGAACCGCCGTCACCCGAGGTTCCGGCGCATGCGGCCACCAGAGCACCGGCCGCGGCCGTCGCGGACGCGGCGAGGAACCCGCGCCGGGACATGTTCATCATCTGTCGTCTCCTTCGATCGTCTGTGTGTCAGTCGTTCTCGCGCGGGGGTGTTCTCGCGCGGGGGTGTTCTCGCGCCAGGTGTTCTGGCTGGTGGGGTGTCGGCCGGTCAGCCCTTGACCGCCCCGGAGGTGAGGCCCTTGATCATGTGCCGTTGCAGGGCCAGGAAGAGGACGAGCATCGGCAGCATCGCGAGCACGGTCGCCGCCATGACCGGGCCCCAGTTGGTGAGACCGTCGCTGTTCTGCAGGAGGGTCAATCCCACGGGCAGCGTGGCAACCGAGGCGTCGTCGGCCATCAGGAACGGCCACAGGTACTCGTTCCACTCGTTGACGAGGGTGATTGTCGCGAAGGCGACCATCGTCGGGATCGACAGCGGCAGCACCACTCTGGTGAGCAGGCGGAAGTGACCTGCCCCGTCCATCCGCGCCGCCTCGATGATCTCGGGCGGGATGGACAGGAAGTGGTTGCGCATCAGGAAGGTCCCGAATGCGACACCGGCGAGCGGCAGGATGATGCCGATGAAGGTGTTCCGCAGTCCCAGTTGGGCCACCAGGGCGTAGTTGGTGATGACGGTGATCTGGTTGGGCACCATGAGCGCGGCGATGATGACGACGAACACGATGTTCTTGCCCGGGAAGCGCAGGAACACCAGCCCGTACGCGCTCAGCACGCCCAGCACGAACTTGGCCACGCCGAGGATCGAGGTCACGATGACCGAGTTGCGCAGGTAGCTCCAGAACGGTACCGACGTCGTGGCCTCGACGTAGTTCTCTGGACGCCACGTCGACGGCCACCACACGGCCGGTTGCACGTAGATCTCGGTGCGAGCCTTGAACGACGCCAACAGGATCCACACCAGGGGCAGCGCGATGATCACCAGCACCACCGTCATCGCCGCGTACCCGCACGCGTCGGCCAGTCGTCGGCGGGTGGCCGGCGTCATCGCCTCACCGCCGGGGCGCCGTCGCTTCTGCCCGGGGCCCGCCGGCGGACGTCTGGACTCGTCTGTGCGCCCCGGCGTGGCAACCCGTCCGGACACCGGACTCGTGGTGACGGGCCTCATCGCGCTCCCTGTCCATCATGCGCACCTGGATCACCGTGATGGCCAGCAGGACGACGAACATGACGGTCGCGACGGTGGCGCCGTAGCCGGCACGGAAGTTGACGAAACTCTCCTCGTAGACCTGGTAGACCATCGTGGTGGTGCCATTGCCCAACGGGCCGCCCCGGGTCATCACGTTGATGATGTCGAACACCTGTAACGAGTTGAGCAGCACGGTGATCGACAGGAAGAACGTCGTCGGCCGCAGTTGCGGCAACAGCACCTTGCGGAAATAGGTCCACCAGGCGGCTCCGTCGATCGCGGCCGCTTCGTCCAGATCGGTCCGTTTACCCTGCAGCGCAGCCAGATAGATGACGAACGCGTAACCGAGGTTCTTCCAGATGTAGGTCACCGTGATCATGAACAGTGCCCACGACGGCTGCTGGTAGAAGTCAGGCGCAGAGCCCAGTCCGAGGCGCACCATCACGTCGTTGACGAGGCCGAAACTGGGGTCGAAGACGAACTGGAAAGCGATGCCGACCGCCGCCCCGGACAGCACGAACGGAGCAAAAGCTGCCGATCGCACCAGATTTCGGCCGCGCAGTTTACGGTCGAGCAACAGTGCGAGCGCCAGGCCGATGACCATGCTGCCGACGACAGCGGCGACCGTGAAGATGACGGTGTTGGCGACGATCACCCGGGTATCGGCACGGGTGAACCATTCGAGGTAGTTGTCGATCCCGACGAACGTCGCTCCCGCCTCGGCGATGTTCCAGTCGTAGAACGACATCCGGATGTTCTCGACGAGCGGTCGATACGTGAACACGCCGAGGAGGACGAGGTTCGGCACGACGAGCAGGAGGAACAGCCCATAGCCTCGCCAGGGACGCCGCCCCGTTGCGGGCAGCACATGTTCGTCGACCGATGACACTGGCGAAGTCTCGCCGTCGGAGACGACCGGATGGTGAACTCAGGCGGCGATTCCCGTGAACGATGCCTTCACAGCCGGGGCGGGCGGGTCACTCCCCTCGTGACGCCGCCAGCCGGACCAGCTGACCGGTCGTGGCATCCGGCAGGTACGCCCTGGAGATGGCCACACCGATACGCGGCAGGTCGGATTCGTCCCGGAAGGCCAGATACACCGGCTCGTAGCGGGGATTGAACTTCTTCTTGAAGGTGTGCAGTGAGCGGAATCCGTAGTAGGGCTCGAGCGCGGCACCCAGCGTGTCGAGCAGTTTGTCGAGCGGCTCGGCGTCGAAGTCGCCCGTTCGCGCCAGCGGTGCGCCAGACAGCGAGATGAACTGCGCTCCCTCGTCTTTGAAGGCGACTGCCGACGACGCGATGAGATACTCGACGACCGGCCCGAACCCGTCCGTTCGGCGTCGCATGATGTCGAGCGTCCACCCATCGACGTCGCCACCCGGCGCGTACACCGGTAGCCACGAGAGCACGCCGTGCACGTTGCCCGTCGGATCCACCGCGAGTGCCACCCGGACCGCGGGGTCCATCGCCTCCTCGACACTGCCCAGGGTGAATCCCATCTCGGGAAGGCCCTTGTCCCCCACCCACTCCTCCGAGATCGCGCGCACCTGGGTCCTGACGGCGAACGACTCGTCGGCCAGCGAGACCATCCGCATCGAGATGTCCTGCTTGGTGGCCTTGTTCATCGCCGATCGCACGTGCTGCCAGGGCTTGCCCTTGAACTCCAGACCCGGCAGGTCGACGATCGTGTCCTCGGCGATCTGCACACTGAGCCATCCGCGTCCGGTGACGATCTCCGAGGTCGCCGAACCGATCGAGAACCAGCACGGAGTCGCGCCGGCGCTCTCCGCGAGGTCGACGAAGGCGTCGACGGCGTCGGCCAACCGCTCGGATGCGCACACCGGGTCGGCCAGGGCCACCATGGTCCCGACGTGCTTTCGGTAGGT
The genomic region above belongs to Gordonia hongkongensis and contains:
- a CDS encoding SIMPL domain-containing protein, with amino-acid sequence MTRTRGADTLRPALRTTSVLAALAAVVLVVAGCGSDTGGQPRSVTVVGSGQVSGTPDTLRADIGVEATASDVTTALNETSAKVTAVTDAVVAAGVERKDVATQQVSVNPQYSSPAPGGSSQISGYTATNTIRVTIRDISTASTVLSAAATAGGDNTRINNVAFAIDDDSELLEKAREAAFTDARGRAQQYAGLAGDSLGDVLTIKESTSGQEQPVSPGTFERDVAAAPVPVEPGQQELTFTVTVTFALD
- the dtd gene encoding D-aminoacyl-tRNA deacylase, with amino-acid sequence MRAVLQRVSRASVSVDGEVVGELDIPPGAAGLVALVGVTHDDTVDHASKLADKIWRLRIFDGGDGPERAAADLGAPILVISQFTLYANTAKGRRPSWNAAAPGPVAEPLVDAVVDALRAAGATVATGRFGAHMEVGLVNDGPVTLVLDV
- a CDS encoding carbohydrate ABC transporter permease yields the protein MTPATRRRLADACGYAAMTVVLVIIALPLVWILLASFKARTEIYVQPAVWWPSTWRPENYVEATTSVPFWSYLRNSVIVTSILGVAKFVLGVLSAYGLVFLRFPGKNIVFVVIIAALMVPNQITVITNYALVAQLGLRNTFIGIILPLAGVAFGTFLMRNHFLSIPPEIIEAARMDGAGHFRLLTRVVLPLSIPTMVAFATITLVNEWNEYLWPFLMADDASVATLPVGLTLLQNSDGLTNWGPVMAATVLAMLPMLVLFLALQRHMIKGLTSGAVKG
- a CDS encoding carbohydrate ABC transporter permease, with the protein product MSSVDEHVLPATGRRPWRGYGLFLLLVVPNLVLLGVFTYRPLVENIRMSFYDWNIAEAGATFVGIDNYLEWFTRADTRVIVANTVIFTVAAVVGSMVIGLALALLLDRKLRGRNLVRSAAFAPFVLSGAAVGIAFQFVFDPSFGLVNDVMVRLGLGSAPDFYQQPSWALFMITVTYIWKNLGYAFVIYLAALQGKRTDLDEAAAIDGAAWWTYFRKVLLPQLRPTTFFLSITVLLNSLQVFDIINVMTRGGPLGNGTTTMVYQVYEESFVNFRAGYGATVATVMFVVLLAITVIQVRMMDRERDEARHHESGVRTGCHAGAHRRVQTSAGGPRAEATAPRR
- a CDS encoding ABC transporter ATP-binding protein — its product is MASVTFDGATRRFADGQKPAVDSLDLAVDDGEFMVLVGPSGCGKSTSLRMVAGLESVESGAILIDDVDVVGRAPKARDVAMVFQNYALYPNMTVADNMGFALRNAGMSKADTASRVGEVAEMLELTPLLDRKPAKLSGGQRQRVAMGRAIVRRPKVFCMDEPLSNLDAKLRVSTRAQIAAMQRELGITTLYVTHDQVEAMTMGHRVAVLDHGVLQQVGSPREIYSRPANLFVASFMGSPQMCLIDARVDAGIVRLGGAEVRVPPSVLSSASAGDVVVGLRAESWQVSAAPQAGNLTATVDLVEELGAEQFVYCSADVRLRGSRIVIRVDHRRTIEVGDVIGLTPEVDETYWFDPISGVALDDPRRHDLSAGPKPLR
- a CDS encoding phage holin family protein, translating into MLAFLVRTVLTAVALWVATLIVPGIDFVGGSTTAEKVGIALVVAVIFGVLNAIIKPIVQIIAIPFYILTLGLIHIVINALMLELTAWITRNTTHWGLEVDDFFWSAIFGAIVVSVVGWLLALLMRDPVDR
- a CDS encoding ABC transporter substrate-binding protein: MMNMSRRGFLAASATAAAGALVAACAGTSGDGGSSSGDASKLSFWSNHPGKSIEVERELISRFEAANPGITVQLVDAGKNYEEAAQKFNAALSGGAVPDIMILSDVWWFNFALIGAISPLDDFFGRANVNTADYVDSLVGDYKWNNQTWALPYARSTPLFYYNKDVWRRAGLPDRGPQTWDEFDDWGPRIQTVVGGDKRAHGWGNATDYLGWTFQGPTWTFGGAYSNDWELKFTDPKTVAAAQYLSDSINTKRYAKISNDIAGDFSAGIIASTIASTGDLSGITENAAFDFGTAFLPAPQGVSGCPTGGAGLAVPAKLSDERKVNALKFIEFITNTENTAYFSQNVGYMPVRKSAQDDPSMVAFLEKNPNFATAIEQLPRTQPQNNARVFVPGGDKIIGTGYERIGLQNADVAATLADTQRQIAQIYEAQIAPKLPS
- the fdhD gene encoding formate dehydrogenase accessory sulfurtransferase FdhD, whose amino-acid sequence is MGRITARRRVTRVRRDAEPTQRADTLAVEEPLEIRVGGHTLAVTMRTPGHDFELVAGYLVSEGVLTTGADYSTARYCAGTDGQGANTYNVIDATLAPHVPPPGSEMVRANPVTSACGICGKDSIAAVHTASVHDPAADTMSVAAGTVLDLPDRLRAEQSVFDKTGGLHAAALFDADGRMLAVREDVGRHNAVDKVIGWAVLADRLPLSGTVLQVSGRASFELVQKAAMAGIPMLCAVSAPSSLAADAADDLGITLVGFSRGESMVIYSRPDRISLPEAAITEEVSVPR